A stretch of the Zonotrichia albicollis isolate bZonAlb1 chromosome 31, bZonAlb1.hap1, whole genome shotgun sequence genome encodes the following:
- the LOC102064963 gene encoding hydroperoxide isomerase ALOXE3 — MATYKVTVATGDMVEAGTNNSISITLVGTYGESRQTTVSFLFLPGKERSLSVHCGQDLGPIVLIRLHKWRLFLEDAWFCKDVRVAAPNGTLYRFPCYQWLEGVTTVEVREGSGKKLVDDKLQILKEHRHRELAARQEAYRWKNFAQGWPRCLNVDSIFELDSNIQFSRIRANNFTGFLIFQGASHFLSGFLLRRSSWNSLDEMRTIFSRTQGRDIVPEYVAKHWQEDDFFGSQFLTGNNPIIIHRCTTLPLKFPVTPEMVAGSLGGGTDLGKELQEGRIFIVDYKVLEDIPTDTIYGRQQYIAAPLCLLHQGTDGLLRPIAIQLSQTPGPQSPIFLPSDDEWDWLLAKTWVRNADFYSHQLLTHLLRTHLFGEVFAIATLRHLPTCHPLFKLLMPHFHFTLHINTLARSVLINQGGLIDKGSGVTYEGLLLVVQRGLEQVTYTSLCLPDDIRHRGMSHVPNYYYRDDGMSLWEAIESFVTGIVTFYYDGDAAVSGDTELQAWVMDIFTNGFLGRTSSGIPSSLQTVVELIKFLTMVMFTCSVQHAAVNNGQYDLGAFVPNAPSSMRHPPPSEKGRAFLQHFLDTIPEVATTANILVALILLSSQLKDRRLLGQYPEEWFTEAEPRRLIRAFQGRLEEIRDRIEERNQQAELRYNYLNPLETENSISI; from the exons ATGGCCACCTACAAGGTGACAGTGGCAACAGGTGACATGGTGGAAGCTGGGACCAACAACTCCATCTCCATCACCCTGGTGGGCACCTATGGCGAGAGCCGCCAGACCACCGTCTCCTTCTTGTTCCTGCCAGGGAAG GAGAGGAGCCTGTCTGTGCACTGTGGGCAGGACTTAGGCCCCATTGTCCTCATCCGCCTGCACAAGTGGCGGCTCTTCCTGGAGGATGCCTGGTTCTGCAAGGACGTACGGGTGGCAGCCCCCAATGGCACCCTGTATCGCTTCCCTTGCTACCAGTGGCTGGAGGGAGTCACCACGGTGGAGGTGCGAGAGGGCTCAG GGAAGAAGCTGGTGGATGACAAGCTGCAGATCCTCAAGGAACATCGTCATcgggagctggcagcacggcAGGAGGCTTACCg GTGGAAGAACTTCGCCCAGGGCTGGCCCCGTTGCCTCAATGTGGACTCCATCTTCGAGCTGGACTCCAACATCCAGTTCTCCCGCATCAGGGCCAACAACTTCACTGGTTTCCTCATCTTCCA AGGGGCCTCCCACTTTCTGTCAGGGTTCCTACTGAGACGCAGCTCCTGGAACAGCCTGGATGAGATGCGCACCATCTTCTCCcggacacagggcagggacattG TCCCTGAGTATGTGGCCAAGCACTGGCAAGAAGATGACTTCTTCGGTTCCCAGTTCCTCACTGGCAACAACCCCATCATCATCCATCGCTGCACCACACTGCCACTCAAATTCCCAGTGACACCAGAGATGGTTGCTGGCTCACTGGGAGGTGGCACTGACCTGGGCAAGGAGCTGCAAGAAGGTCGGATTTTCATTGTGGACTACAAGGTGCTGGAGGACATCCCAACCGACACCATTTACGGGCGCCAGCAGTACATAGCGGCCCCACTCTGCCTGCTTCACCAAGGCACTGATGGGCTCCTGCGCCCCATCGCCATCCAG CTCAGCCAAACACCAGGACCCCAGAGCCCCATCTTCCTGCCGAGTGATGATGAGTGGGACTGGCTGTTGGCCAAGACCTGGGTGCGCAACGCAGACTTCTACAGCCACCAGCTCCTCACCCACCTGCTGAGGACCCACCTGTTTGGGGAGGTCTTTGCCATCGCCACGCTGCGCCACCTGCCCACCTGTCACCCCCTCTTCAAG CTCCTCATGCCCCACTTCCACTTCACACTGCACATCAACACCTTGGCCCGCAGTGTCCTCATAAACCAGGGTGGCCTCATTGACAAG GGTTCCGGGGTGACCTatgaggggctgctgctggtggtgcagCGAGGCCTGGAGCAGGTGACCTACACATCCCTGTGCCTCCCCGACGACATCCGCCACCGTGGCATGTCCCATGTCCCCAACTACTACTACCGAGACGATGGGATGAGCCTCTGGGAAGCCATTGAGAG CTTTGTCACTGGCATCGTCACATTCTACTATGATGGGGATGCAGCGGTGAGCGGGGACACCGAGCTGCAGGCCTGGGTGATGGACATCTTCACCAATGGTTTCTTGGGCAGGACCTCCTCAG GTATTCCCTCGTCGCTGCAGACAGTGGTGGAGCTCATCAAGTTCCTCACCATGGTGATGTTTACCTGCTCGGTGCAGCACGCGGCTGTCAACAATGGGCAG TATGATCTAGGGGCCTTCGTCCCCAACGCCCCGTCCTCCATGCGCCACCCACCACCCAGCGAGAAGGGCCGGGCCTTCCTCCAGCACTTCCTCGACACCATTCCTGAGGTGGCCACCACTGCTAACATCCTGGTTGCCCTCATTCTCCTCAGCTCCCAACTCAAGGACAGG AGGCTCCTGGGACAGTACCCAGAGGAGTGGTTCACAGAGGCAGAACCCCGGCGGCTCATCCGGGCCTTCCAAGGGCGGCTGGAGGAGATCCGGGACCGGATTGAGGAGAGGAACCAACAGGCTGAGCTGAGATACAACTACCTGAACCCACTGGAGACGGAGAACAGCATCTCCATctga